The Vibrio ishigakensis genome has a window encoding:
- a CDS encoding RNA methyltransferase — MSTRATVILGLYNPKNPTNVGGVMRAAGCYGVTQVRYNGDRYNRATTLHADTKKAHQRIGLVEKDDLFAELDSDVKVVCVELAVGATSLPQFTHPEKAIYVLGPEDNSLPQEIIDRADHVVYVPTTGCMNLAATANVVLYDRLAKTLGPIDDHQQVIENRDNRNRLKVKATSGESVLAE; from the coding sequence ATGTCCACACGAGCAACTGTAATTCTTGGCCTTTACAACCCTAAAAATCCGACCAATGTCGGCGGTGTTATGCGCGCTGCGGGTTGTTATGGCGTTACCCAAGTTCGCTATAACGGTGATCGCTACAATCGAGCGACCACATTGCACGCCGATACCAAGAAAGCCCATCAGCGAATTGGTTTGGTTGAAAAGGACGATCTGTTCGCGGAATTGGACAGCGATGTGAAGGTAGTTTGTGTTGAGTTGGCGGTGGGCGCGACATCATTGCCACAATTTACGCACCCAGAGAAGGCTATCTATGTGCTTGGCCCTGAAGACAACTCTTTGCCTCAAGAAATCATTGATAGAGCGGATCATGTTGTGTACGTGCCAACCACAGGCTGCATGAACCTTGCGGCAACTGCCAATGTTGTGCTGTATGACCGTTTAGCTAAAACGTTAGGGCCTATCGATGACCATCAGCAGGTGATTGAAAATAGAGACAATAGAAACAGGCTTAAGGTGAAGGCAACGTCTGGTGAATCTGTATTGGCAGAGTAA